A region of Streptomyces sp. NBC_01750 DNA encodes the following proteins:
- a CDS encoding flavin-containing monooxygenase has product MADEKDIDLTNARPVYVIGGGPGGLAAAAALREQGVRAVVLEKSESVGASWRRHYDRLHLHTTRRLSALPGLAMPRSFGRWASRDDVIRYLEKYAEFHELEIVTGVEVSRIEPSGSDWVLHATGGRELTGRAVVVATGYNHTPHVPDWPGRDSYAGELLHASEYRNAAPYAGKDVLVVGVGNTGAEIAVDLIEGGAARVRLAVRTIPHIVRRSTAGWPAQRTGILVRRLPVRLVDRAGGIMSKISVPDLTAQGLPRPDTGLYSRVKQGAIPIQDVGLIDAVRAGRVEPVAALESFEDSKAVLADGTRISPDTVIAATGYRRALEGLVGHLGVLDERGKPVTHGGRAAAQAPGLYFTGFTNPISGMFREMALDARKIAKSLTR; this is encoded by the coding sequence ATGGCCGACGAAAAGGACATTGACCTCACGAACGCCCGGCCCGTCTACGTCATCGGCGGCGGCCCGGGCGGTCTCGCGGCTGCCGCCGCGCTGCGCGAGCAGGGCGTACGGGCCGTGGTGCTCGAGAAGTCGGAATCCGTCGGCGCCTCCTGGCGCCGCCACTACGACCGGCTGCATCTGCACACGACCCGGCGGCTGTCGGCACTGCCCGGTCTGGCGATGCCGCGGTCGTTCGGGCGCTGGGCCTCCCGCGACGACGTGATCCGCTACCTGGAGAAGTACGCGGAGTTCCACGAGCTGGAGATCGTCACCGGGGTCGAGGTCTCCCGGATCGAGCCCTCCGGTTCCGACTGGGTACTGCACGCGACGGGCGGCCGGGAGCTGACCGGACGGGCGGTCGTGGTGGCCACCGGCTACAACCACACCCCGCATGTGCCCGACTGGCCGGGCCGGGACTCGTACGCCGGCGAACTGCTGCACGCGAGCGAGTACCGCAATGCGGCCCCGTACGCGGGCAAGGACGTACTGGTCGTCGGCGTCGGCAACACCGGCGCCGAGATCGCGGTCGACCTGATCGAGGGCGGTGCCGCGCGCGTCCGCCTGGCCGTCCGGACGATCCCGCACATCGTGCGCCGCTCGACGGCGGGCTGGCCTGCCCAGCGGACCGGCATCCTGGTCCGGCGGCTGCCGGTCCGCCTGGTGGACCGGGCGGGCGGGATCATGTCCAAGATATCCGTCCCCGACCTCACGGCACAGGGGCTGCCGCGCCCGGACACGGGCCTGTACTCCCGTGTGAAGCAGGGCGCGATCCCGATCCAGGACGTGGGCCTGATCGACGCCGTACGGGCGGGCAGGGTCGAGCCGGTCGCGGCGCTCGAGTCCTTCGAGGACAGCAAGGCGGTACTGGCGGACGGCACCCGGATCTCCCCGGACACGGTGATCGCGGCAACGGGCTACCGCCGGGCGCTGGAGGGCCTGGTGGGCCATCTCGGCGTCCTGGACGAGCGCGGCAAGCCGGTGACACACGGCGGCCGCGCGGCGGCACAGGCGCCGGGGCTGTACTTCACGGGGTTCACGAACCCGATCAGCGGGATGTTCCGCGAGATGGCACTGGACGCGCGCAAGATCGCCAAGTCGCTGACGCGGTAG
- a CDS encoding GlxA family transcriptional regulator yields MDVVKRHRVVVLALTGLLPFELGIPHRIFGRAKDKDSNPLYEIVTCSMRPGPVRTDADFDIHVEHGPEALTTADTVVVPASYELGPVYEEGRLTEELADALAHIRPGTRMVSICTGSYVLAAAGYLDGRPATTHWSSAEHFQRLFPSVRVDADVLFIDDGDVLTSAGVAAGIDLCLHIVRRDHGTAVANDVARRTVVPPHRDGGQAQYIQRPIPEPQLATTTAARGWALGRLHQPIQLRDMADQESMSVRTFTRRFREEVGISPGQWLTQQRVERARHLLESTELSVDQVARDAGFGTAQSMRQHLQTALGVPPTVYRRAFRTNSADSGSP; encoded by the coding sequence ATGGACGTGGTCAAGAGACATCGGGTCGTCGTACTGGCTCTGACCGGGCTGCTCCCTTTCGAGCTCGGCATTCCGCACCGGATCTTCGGCCGGGCGAAGGACAAGGACAGCAATCCCCTGTACGAGATCGTCACCTGCTCGATGCGGCCGGGCCCCGTACGTACCGACGCCGACTTCGACATCCACGTCGAGCACGGCCCCGAGGCGCTGACCACCGCGGACACCGTCGTCGTGCCCGCCTCCTACGAGCTGGGTCCGGTCTACGAGGAGGGCCGGCTCACCGAGGAGCTGGCCGACGCCCTCGCCCACATCCGGCCCGGCACCCGCATGGTCTCCATCTGCACCGGCAGTTACGTCCTCGCCGCCGCCGGATACCTCGACGGCCGCCCCGCCACCACCCACTGGTCCTCCGCCGAACACTTCCAGCGCCTCTTCCCGTCCGTCAGGGTCGACGCGGACGTCCTCTTCATCGACGACGGGGACGTGCTCACCTCGGCGGGCGTCGCGGCCGGCATCGACCTGTGCCTGCACATCGTGCGGCGCGACCACGGCACGGCCGTCGCCAATGACGTCGCACGCCGCACCGTCGTACCGCCGCACCGGGACGGCGGGCAGGCCCAGTACATCCAACGGCCGATCCCCGAACCGCAGCTGGCGACCACAACCGCCGCACGTGGCTGGGCGCTCGGCCGCCTCCACCAGCCGATCCAGCTGCGCGACATGGCGGATCAGGAGTCCATGAGCGTACGGACGTTCACGCGCCGCTTCCGCGAGGAGGTCGGCATCAGCCCCGGCCAGTGGCTGACGCAGCAGCGCGTGGAGCGGGCCCGCCATCTGCTCGAGTCCACGGAGCTGTCGGTCGACCAGGTGGCGCGGGACGCGGGCTTCGGCACGGCGCAGTCGATGCGCCAGCACCTACAGACGGCACTCGGGGTCCCGCCGACGGTCTACCGGCGCGCCTTCCGCACCAACAGCGCCGACAGCGGGAGTCCGTGA
- a CDS encoding flavin reductase family protein — protein MAATAVRYLRSVGAPTATEPFDALPRPDLRAVGDDERLPVDPAEFRRVLGHFASGVTVVTAHDEDGPAGFACQSFASLSLDPPLVAFMVARTSTTWPRIARAGSFCVNVLGAHQGELCRGFAVSGADKFAGVPHAGSPVTGSPLLAGVPAWIDCTIQTVHTGGDHLIVVGRVVALGAAEGNADDEGAPLLFHRGKFGRFSA, from the coding sequence ATGGCGGCCACCGCCGTCCGATACCTCAGGTCGGTCGGGGCCCCCACGGCCACCGAGCCTTTCGACGCCCTGCCGCGCCCGGACCTGCGGGCTGTCGGCGACGACGAGCGGCTGCCCGTCGACCCGGCCGAATTCCGCCGCGTACTGGGTCACTTCGCGTCCGGCGTCACCGTCGTCACGGCCCACGACGAGGACGGACCGGCCGGTTTCGCCTGCCAGTCCTTCGCCTCCCTGTCGCTCGACCCGCCCCTGGTCGCCTTCATGGTCGCCCGTACCTCGACGACCTGGCCGCGCATCGCCCGCGCCGGGTCCTTCTGCGTCAACGTCCTCGGTGCGCACCAAGGCGAGCTGTGCCGCGGCTTCGCGGTGAGCGGCGCGGACAAGTTCGCCGGGGTCCCTCACGCCGGATCGCCGGTGACCGGGTCGCCACTCCTCGCGGGCGTGCCGGCCTGGATCGACTGCACGATCCAGACCGTGCACACCGGCGGCGACCATCTGATCGTCGTGGGCCGGGTGGTGGCGCTGGGCGCGGCGGAGGGGAACGCGGACGACGAGGGCGCGCCACTGCTCTTCCACCGCGGGAAGTTCGGGCGCTTCAGCGCGTGA
- a CDS encoding acetate--CoA ligase family protein — protein MLGSTHGTLTSDLRARVVACGEHPRDAVHDTTSAIAADGDLDVSGRPLYAPVPDLDRFFRPSSVAVVGASDSEGRPNTGITRQLVDWAERVGARLYPVHPTRETVFGLSCVPSVGDLPEQVDLAVLLVSEPLPVIEELAEAKVKFAVAFASGYAETGAEGAAAQTRLASAVERSGLRLLGPNTNLNAFEQFRDDLEGPAIALITQSGHQGRPVFTMQELGVRLSHWAPTGNEADLETADFISYFAERPEVGAIACYVEGLKDGRSFLLAADRAARRGVPVVAVKVGRTETGARMAASHTGKLTGTDQVVDAAMRQFGVIRVDGLDELQDTSALLARARRPVADGVVVYSISGGTGAHFADLATAAGLKLPRLRETKQAELHEWIPEYLSVANPVDNGGHPVGDWRGRKIIDAILADPDVGVLICPITGPFPPMSDKLAQDLVDAAEATDKLVCVVWGSPVGTEAAYRETLLGSSRVATFRTFSNCITAVRAYLDHHRFRAGYRSPFDEAPRTLSPSFRKAQALMRPGKQLSEHAAKQLLRAYGIRVPREHLVTSAAAAVRAAGLVGYPVVMKASGTQLAHKTELGLVKVGLTSASQIRDAYRELTDIARFEDIGLDGILVCQMVERGVEMVVGVTQDTLFGPTVTVGLGGVLVEVLHDAAVRVPPFGEEQARAMLGELRGRALLDGVRGGPPVDADALVEVVLRVQRMALELGDELSELDINPLMVLPRGQGAVALDALAVCR, from the coding sequence ATGCTTGGATCTACTCACGGCACCCTCACCTCCGACCTCCGCGCCCGAGTGGTGGCCTGCGGAGAGCACCCCCGCGATGCCGTCCATGACACGACTTCGGCCATCGCGGCCGACGGCGATCTGGACGTCAGCGGACGGCCCCTGTACGCGCCCGTGCCCGATCTGGACCGGTTCTTCCGGCCTTCCTCCGTCGCCGTCGTCGGGGCCTCCGACAGCGAGGGGCGGCCCAATACCGGGATCACCCGACAGCTCGTCGACTGGGCCGAGCGCGTCGGCGCGCGGCTGTATCCCGTACACCCCACCAGGGAGACCGTCTTCGGACTGAGCTGCGTCCCTTCCGTCGGCGATCTGCCCGAGCAGGTCGATCTCGCCGTGCTCCTGGTCTCCGAGCCCCTGCCGGTGATCGAGGAACTCGCCGAGGCGAAGGTGAAGTTCGCGGTGGCTTTCGCCTCCGGATATGCCGAGACCGGGGCGGAGGGCGCGGCGGCCCAGACGCGACTGGCGTCCGCGGTGGAGCGGTCGGGGCTGCGGCTCCTCGGCCCCAACACCAATCTGAACGCCTTCGAGCAGTTCCGGGACGACCTGGAAGGGCCCGCGATCGCGCTGATCACCCAGTCCGGGCACCAGGGGCGGCCCGTCTTCACCATGCAGGAGCTGGGCGTACGCCTCTCCCACTGGGCGCCGACGGGCAACGAGGCCGATCTGGAGACCGCCGACTTCATCTCGTACTTCGCCGAGCGCCCCGAGGTGGGGGCAATCGCCTGCTACGTGGAGGGACTCAAGGACGGGCGCTCCTTTCTGCTCGCCGCCGACCGGGCGGCACGGCGCGGGGTCCCGGTCGTGGCGGTCAAGGTCGGGCGTACCGAAACCGGCGCGCGGATGGCCGCCTCGCACACCGGCAAGCTGACGGGCACGGACCAGGTGGTGGACGCGGCGATGCGGCAGTTCGGCGTGATCCGGGTGGACGGGCTCGACGAACTCCAGGACACCTCAGCCCTGTTGGCGCGGGCGCGCAGGCCTGTGGCCGACGGGGTCGTCGTCTATTCGATCTCGGGCGGCACCGGCGCGCACTTCGCGGACCTCGCGACCGCGGCCGGGCTGAAGCTGCCGCGGCTCCGCGAGACCAAGCAGGCCGAGCTGCACGAGTGGATACCGGAGTATCTCAGTGTGGCCAACCCCGTGGACAACGGCGGGCACCCCGTGGGCGACTGGCGCGGGCGCAAGATCATCGACGCGATCCTGGCCGACCCCGACGTCGGCGTGCTGATCTGTCCGATCACCGGCCCCTTCCCGCCGATGAGCGACAAACTGGCGCAGGACCTGGTGGACGCGGCGGAGGCGACGGACAAGCTGGTCTGTGTGGTGTGGGGATCGCCCGTGGGCACGGAGGCGGCCTACCGCGAGACGCTGCTGGGGTCCTCGCGGGTCGCGACGTTCCGTACGTTCTCGAACTGCATCACCGCTGTCCGCGCCTACCTGGACCACCACCGCTTCAGGGCCGGATACCGCTCGCCCTTCGACGAGGCGCCGCGCACCCTTTCGCCCTCCTTCCGCAAGGCCCAGGCACTGATGCGCCCGGGCAAGCAGCTGAGCGAGCACGCGGCGAAGCAGCTCCTTCGGGCGTACGGGATCAGGGTGCCGCGCGAGCACCTGGTGACCAGCGCGGCGGCCGCGGTGCGGGCGGCGGGCCTGGTCGGGTACCCGGTCGTCATGAAGGCGTCCGGCACACAGCTCGCCCACAAGACCGAACTCGGACTGGTCAAGGTCGGGCTGACCTCCGCCAGCCAGATCCGCGACGCCTACCGCGAGCTGACGGACATCGCCCGCTTCGAGGACATCGGCCTGGACGGGATCCTGGTCTGCCAGATGGTCGAACGAGGCGTCGAGATGGTCGTCGGGGTCACCCAGGACACCCTCTTCGGCCCGACGGTGACCGTGGGACTGGGCGGGGTGCTGGTGGAGGTCCTGCACGACGCCGCCGTGCGTGTACCTCCCTTCGGCGAGGAACAGGCACGCGCGATGCTCGGCGAACTGCGCGGCCGCGCGCTGCTGGACGGCGTACGGGGCGGGCCGCCGGTGGATGCGGACGCGCTGGTGGAGGTCGTGCTGCGGGTCCAGCGGATGGCGTTGGAGCTGGGCGACGAGCTGTCGGAGCTGGACATCAACCCCTTGATGGTGCTGCCGCGCGGGCAGGGCGCGGTGGCGCTGGACGCGCTGGCGGTGTGCCGGTGA
- a CDS encoding DUF3103 family protein, which translates to MSRRRARPKLLAGAIISVTCLATVQLAAFPAAGAPADTAAADRATASAPSSRAATSAAVSRIEDPTAQAVAVSLADAGWRSQVRDAAVTDRQLDLRALAGRAAAAPAGKRLASSLVSADRQIVAAKGLGADTRSLLRLRLGADSMRKGLKAGDAPLVAAASADDHATTITAYDSRGAAHTLDARKAPDRPVYVLDIDESVALAAGMKVMRQEFGKHGLNVPQASTAGAGFWTTRITGVELSDDEEPWIKGDAEIYSLVTGFGLDGKVRVDPVEMPYLDNDGVVYHPNQILVNWSNYKYNLADAVMMEEDGSTNYRDLAKAIAGILLTIADQGTYIPLVNAVLDAIPDDWWTDDPDYVDSWYTLAKNDTGRRDGARANGWMTLEPYYVQGF; encoded by the coding sequence TTGAGCAGGAGACGTGCACGGCCCAAACTCCTTGCCGGCGCCATCATTTCCGTCACATGCCTGGCCACCGTTCAGCTTGCCGCGTTTCCCGCGGCAGGTGCCCCGGCCGACACCGCGGCAGCCGACCGGGCGACCGCCTCGGCCCCGTCGTCCCGCGCAGCAACGTCGGCCGCGGTCAGCCGCATCGAGGACCCCACCGCCCAGGCGGTCGCCGTTTCGCTCGCCGACGCGGGCTGGCGCTCCCAGGTGCGGGACGCCGCCGTGACCGATAGGCAATTGGATCTGCGCGCCCTGGCCGGCCGGGCAGCCGCGGCGCCGGCCGGCAAGCGTCTCGCATCCTCGCTGGTCTCGGCCGATCGGCAGATCGTCGCCGCCAAGGGCCTCGGCGCAGACACCCGATCCCTGCTGCGCCTGCGCCTGGGCGCGGACTCGATGCGCAAGGGCCTCAAGGCGGGCGACGCCCCGCTCGTCGCCGCCGCCTCGGCCGACGACCACGCCACGACGATCACCGCGTACGACAGCCGTGGCGCCGCCCACACGCTGGACGCGCGCAAGGCACCCGACCGGCCCGTCTATGTGCTCGACATCGACGAATCCGTGGCTCTTGCGGCGGGCATGAAGGTCATGCGCCAGGAGTTCGGCAAGCACGGCCTGAACGTGCCGCAGGCGAGCACCGCCGGCGCGGGCTTCTGGACCACGCGCATCACCGGCGTGGAGCTCTCGGACGACGAGGAGCCCTGGATCAAGGGTGACGCCGAGATCTACTCGCTCGTGACCGGCTTCGGTCTGGACGGCAAGGTGCGCGTCGACCCGGTCGAGATGCCCTATCTGGACAACGACGGAGTCGTCTACCACCCCAACCAGATCCTGGTGAACTGGTCCAACTACAAGTACAACCTCGCCGACGCCGTGATGATGGAGGAGGACGGCAGCACCAACTACCGCGACCTCGCCAAGGCCATCGCCGGCATCCTGCTCACCATCGCCGACCAGGGCACCTACATCCCCTTGGTGAACGCGGTCCTGGACGCCATTCCCGACGACTGGTGGACCGACGACCCGGACTACGTCGACTCCTGGTACACCCTGGCCAAGAACGACACCGGCCGCCGCGACGGCGCCCGCGCGAATGGCTGGATGACCCTCGAGCCGTACTACGTCCAGGGGTTCTGA
- a CDS encoding enoyl-CoA hydratase/isomerase family protein has product MTSSPEESTESLILHSTDNAVSWITLNRPDAMNAVTWDQRERIISLLEAASADPAIRAVVITATGKGFCAGADLRGTPSTGRERIPGDVARTIRLGAQRLIGAVLDCEKPVIAAVNGTAAGIGAHLAFACDLVLAAEPAKFIEVFVRRGLVPDGGGAYLLPRLIGPQRAKELMFFGDALPAAEAERIGLVNRVVPAQELEKTAREWAERLAAGPTRALALTKQLVNASLGADRASAFAAEAAAQEINMTTHDANEGVASFVERRTPRYRGL; this is encoded by the coding sequence ATGACTTCCTCCCCCGAAGAATCCACTGAGTCATTGATACTTCACAGCACTGACAACGCCGTCTCGTGGATCACCCTCAACCGCCCCGACGCCATGAACGCGGTCACCTGGGACCAGCGGGAACGGATCATCTCGCTGCTGGAGGCCGCCTCGGCCGACCCCGCGATCCGGGCCGTCGTCATCACCGCGACCGGCAAGGGTTTCTGCGCGGGCGCGGATCTGCGCGGAACCCCGTCGACCGGTCGGGAGCGGATCCCCGGGGACGTGGCGCGGACGATCCGGCTCGGCGCGCAGCGCCTGATCGGGGCCGTACTCGACTGCGAGAAGCCGGTGATCGCCGCGGTCAACGGGACCGCCGCCGGCATCGGCGCGCATCTCGCCTTCGCCTGCGATCTCGTACTGGCCGCCGAACCGGCCAAGTTCATCGAGGTGTTCGTACGGCGGGGCCTCGTCCCGGACGGCGGCGGTGCGTACCTGCTCCCCCGGCTGATCGGGCCACAGCGCGCGAAGGAGCTGATGTTCTTCGGCGACGCACTCCCGGCCGCGGAGGCCGAGCGGATCGGACTCGTCAACCGGGTCGTACCGGCTCAGGAGTTGGAGAAGACCGCCCGCGAGTGGGCGGAGCGGCTGGCGGCGGGGCCGACGAGGGCACTCGCGCTGACCAAGCAGCTGGTGAACGCCTCACTCGGCGCGGACCGGGCCTCGGCCTTCGCCGCCGAGGCCGCCGCGCAGGAGATCAACATGACGACGCACGACGCGAACGAGGGCGTGGCGAGCTTCGTGGAGCGCCGCACGCCTCGGTACCGCGGGCTCTAG
- a CDS encoding MFS transporter, which translates to MSYREIVTRPVLIWGAVAVGARMPVAMAPLSLVFLVRERPGGYTLGAVLAAVYVIGEIVGAPVLGMRMRPERARPQLAVGLAVGAAAFAALGAANSVNPVVLGVFAFFAGAGPAAAPGGLRAVLTGMVPERAVTRAMSLESVLVFGIWAVAPAAATSLALSVAPYVPLLLAGTLMAAAVAGLWALPAGWKPERDEGAESMLRVIARAWPVYVTGAAGLTLLALAELILPALLDQRSIGIGWAGPLLAGFSIGSALGAFVYGLRSWPGRLPTQSLVLLFGVSGCVALVAFTPWTGGIAAGLVVAGVLQAGAMLTRTLTLREMLPPSALAAGYSVMYAAVGAGYAASGSLAGGLLRIVAPSTAILAGVGLTVVLTLTGAAGERWMSRTPAVGAVGAEGAPVDRRRDPECRL; encoded by the coding sequence ATGTCCTACCGCGAGATCGTCACCCGGCCTGTACTCATCTGGGGTGCCGTTGCCGTAGGCGCCAGGATGCCCGTCGCGATGGCGCCCCTCTCGCTGGTGTTCCTGGTGCGCGAGCGGCCCGGCGGCTACACCCTCGGAGCCGTACTCGCCGCCGTGTACGTCATCGGGGAAATCGTCGGCGCGCCCGTGCTCGGCATGCGGATGCGGCCCGAGCGGGCGCGGCCTCAACTCGCGGTCGGTCTCGCGGTGGGAGCCGCCGCGTTCGCCGCGCTCGGAGCGGCGAACAGCGTGAACCCTGTCGTTCTCGGGGTGTTCGCGTTCTTCGCGGGGGCCGGGCCCGCCGCGGCGCCCGGCGGCCTGCGGGCCGTACTCACCGGCATGGTGCCCGAGCGGGCCGTCACCCGGGCGATGAGCCTCGAATCGGTCCTGGTCTTCGGGATCTGGGCCGTGGCGCCCGCCGCTGCCACCTCGCTCGCCCTGAGCGTTGCTCCCTACGTTCCGCTGCTGCTCGCGGGCACCCTGATGGCCGCTGCCGTCGCGGGCCTGTGGGCGCTGCCCGCCGGGTGGAAGCCGGAGCGGGACGAGGGTGCCGAATCGATGCTGCGGGTCATCGCGCGTGCCTGGCCCGTCTACGTCACGGGCGCGGCCGGCCTGACCCTGCTGGCGCTCGCCGAGCTGATCCTGCCCGCGCTGCTCGATCAGCGGTCGATCGGGATCGGCTGGGCGGGGCCGCTGCTCGCGGGCTTCTCGATCGGCTCTGCGCTGGGTGCCTTCGTGTACGGGCTGCGCAGCTGGCCGGGGCGGCTGCCCACGCAGAGCCTGGTGCTGCTGTTCGGTGTCTCGGGGTGCGTGGCGCTGGTCGCGTTCACACCGTGGACCGGGGGCATCGCGGCCGGTCTCGTGGTCGCCGGTGTGCTGCAGGCCGGGGCGATGCTGACCCGCACTCTGACGCTGCGCGAGATGCTGCCGCCGAGTGCGCTCGCCGCCGGGTATTCGGTGATGTACGCGGCGGTGGGCGCCGGTTACGCCGCGAGCGGCAGCCTGGCTGGAGGCCTGCTGCGAATCGTGGCGCCGTCCACGGCGATCCTGGCGGGCGTCGGGCTCACCGTTGTACTGACCCTGACCGGGGCGGCGGGAGAGCGGTGGATGTCACGGACTCCCGCTGTCGGCGCTGTTGGTGCGGAAGGCGCGCCGGTAGACCGTCGGCGGGACCCCGAGTGCCGTCTGTAG
- a CDS encoding MFS transporter, with product MLGDVTQTTAPHGSPQSLSRPPRIRIHRAWFVAVVTFVTIIGAAAFASLPGLLIEPLHEEFHWSRGTIGFAVSVNFALYGLTAPFAAALMDRFGIRRVVAVALTVIAVGSGLTVFMTTSWQLVMYWGVLVGLGSGSMALAFAATVTNRWFVQRRGLVTGILTAAGASGQLVFLPLLSWLVENHGWRPASITVALSALAVVPFVWLLLRDHPADVGVAAYGAEGFTPKPEPVPGAARRAVTVLFRAARTGPFWLLAGTFAICGASTNGLVKTHFVPAAHDHGMPITAAASLLAVIGVFDVAGTIASGWFTDRFEARRLLAVYYALRGISLLFLPMLLAPSVHPPMIFFIVFYGLDWVATVPPTIALCREHYGEDSAIVFGWVLASHQVGAAIVAFTGGLARDVFGSYDVVWYASGALCAAAALMALVIRRKPLPKLEPVSPVSPVSPV from the coding sequence ATGCTGGGTGACGTGACCCAGACAACCGCGCCGCACGGCAGCCCGCAGTCCCTGAGCCGCCCTCCCCGAATCCGTATTCACCGCGCGTGGTTCGTCGCCGTCGTCACCTTCGTGACGATCATCGGCGCCGCCGCCTTCGCGTCACTGCCCGGCCTGCTGATCGAGCCGCTGCACGAGGAGTTCCACTGGTCGCGCGGCACGATCGGCTTCGCGGTCTCGGTGAATTTCGCGCTGTACGGGCTCACCGCGCCGTTCGCCGCGGCGTTGATGGACCGCTTCGGCATCCGCCGGGTGGTCGCCGTCGCCCTGACGGTCATCGCGGTCGGCTCCGGACTGACCGTCTTCATGACGACGTCGTGGCAGCTGGTGATGTACTGGGGCGTTCTGGTCGGCCTGGGCAGCGGCTCGATGGCGCTGGCGTTCGCCGCGACCGTCACCAATCGCTGGTTCGTGCAGCGGCGCGGACTGGTCACCGGCATCCTCACCGCGGCCGGCGCCTCCGGCCAGCTGGTCTTCCTGCCCCTTCTCTCCTGGCTGGTGGAGAACCACGGATGGCGCCCGGCCTCGATCACGGTCGCGCTCTCGGCTCTCGCGGTCGTCCCGTTCGTCTGGCTGCTGCTGCGGGACCACCCGGCGGACGTGGGTGTCGCGGCGTACGGCGCCGAGGGCTTCACCCCGAAGCCCGAGCCGGTCCCGGGCGCGGCCCGTCGCGCGGTGACCGTCCTGTTCCGGGCGGCCCGCACCGGTCCGTTCTGGCTGCTGGCCGGCACCTTCGCGATCTGCGGCGCCTCGACGAACGGCCTGGTCAAGACCCACTTCGTGCCCGCCGCCCACGATCACGGCATGCCGATCACGGCGGCCGCTTCGCTGCTCGCGGTGATCGGTGTCTTCGATGTCGCCGGCACGATCGCCTCCGGCTGGTTCACCGACCGTTTCGAGGCGCGGCGGCTGCTGGCCGTCTACTACGCGCTGCGCGGCATCAGCCTGCTCTTCCTGCCGATGCTGCTGGCCCCGTCCGTCCACCCGCCGATGATCTTCTTCATCGTCTTCTACGGGCTGGACTGGGTGGCGACGGTCCCGCCGACGATCGCCCTGTGCCGCGAGCACTACGGCGAAGACAGCGCGATCGTCTTCGGCTGGGTGCTTGCCTCGCACCAGGTGGGCGCGGCGATCGTCGCCTTCACCGGCGGCCTGGCGCGAGACGTTTTCGGCTCGTACGACGTGGTCTGGTACGCATCGGGGGCGCTGTGCGCGGCGGCGGCGCTGATGGCGCTGGTGATCCGGCGCAAGCCGCTGCCGAAGCTGGAGCCCGTGTCGCCCGTGTCCCCCGTGTCGCCTGTGTAG
- a CDS encoding Zn-dependent alcohol dehydrogenase, translated as MRGVVFDGKQPQVVDDLEIRDPGPGEVLVAVAAAGLCHSDLSVIDGTIPFPVPVVLGHEGAGVVEAVGEGVGHIAPGDHVSLSTLANCGACADCDRGRPTMCRKAIGRPGRPFSRGGEPVFQFASNSAFAERTIVRAVQAVKIPAGLPLTSAALIGCGVLTGVGAVLNRAKVDRGETVVVIGTGGIGLNVIQGARIAGASAIVAVDSNPAKDAVARQFGATHFLESADGVREILPTGADHVFECVGHVGLIRQAIELLDRHGQAILLGMPSATAEASFVPAAMFLDKSILGCRYGSSRPQHDIALYADLYRQGRLLLDELVTETYPIGDFAKAADDAHHGRVARGVLTF; from the coding sequence ATGAGAGGCGTCGTCTTCGACGGCAAGCAGCCGCAGGTGGTTGACGATCTGGAGATACGGGACCCGGGCCCCGGCGAGGTCCTGGTCGCCGTCGCCGCGGCCGGGCTCTGCCACAGCGATCTGTCGGTGATCGACGGCACGATCCCCTTCCCCGTGCCGGTGGTCCTCGGGCACGAGGGCGCCGGCGTCGTCGAGGCGGTCGGCGAGGGCGTCGGCCATATCGCGCCCGGCGACCATGTCTCGCTCTCCACCCTCGCCAACTGCGGCGCGTGCGCGGACTGCGACCGCGGCCGTCCCACCATGTGCCGCAAGGCGATCGGGCGACCGGGCCGGCCCTTCTCGCGCGGCGGCGAACCGGTCTTCCAGTTCGCCTCCAACTCCGCCTTCGCGGAGCGGACGATCGTCAGGGCAGTCCAGGCCGTGAAGATCCCCGCCGGCCTGCCGCTCACCTCCGCCGCGCTGATCGGCTGTGGTGTGCTGACGGGGGTAGGGGCCGTACTCAACCGTGCGAAGGTCGACCGCGGCGAGACCGTCGTTGTCATCGGGACGGGCGGCATCGGGCTCAATGTCATCCAGGGCGCCAGGATCGCGGGCGCGTCCGCGATCGTCGCCGTCGACTCGAATCCGGCGAAGGACGCGGTGGCCCGGCAGTTCGGGGCGACGCACTTCCTGGAATCGGCGGACGGGGTACGGGAGATCCTGCCGACCGGCGCGGACCATGTCTTCGAGTGCGTCGGGCATGTGGGGCTGATCCGGCAGGCGATCGAGCTGCTCGACCGGCACGGGCAGGCGATCCTGCTCGGCATGCCGTCGGCGACGGCGGAGGCGTCCTTCGTGCCCGCGGCCATGTTCCTGGACAAGTCCATTCTGGGCTGCCGGTACGGGAGCTCCCGCCCACAGCATGACATCGCGCTCTACGCCGATCTGTACCGGCAGGGCAGGCTGCTGCTGGACGAACTGGTCACCGAGACCTACCCGATCGGGGACTTCGCGAAGGCGGCGGACGACGCGCACCACGGGCGGGTGGCGCGCGGGGTGCTCACCTTCTGA